One window of the Hoplias malabaricus isolate fHopMal1 chromosome Y, fHopMal1.hap1, whole genome shotgun sequence genome contains the following:
- the LOC136678244 gene encoding rapamycin-insensitive companion of mTOR-like isoform X2, with protein sequence MALSVRGRWGRSVRLRGRNDSGEENVPLDLNAEPSETMREILQNIAKPHGVSNMRKLGHLNNFIKLLNSVGLNEKKLGFTYEEIIVCLRLALLNEVKEVRAAGLRAFRYLIRDSSILQKFLQLQVDYLISRCIDIQQSNEVERTQALRLLRKIIAVDAALFPISVTNALVAVGNDGFHEKDHMVLACNAIICELALKNPETVADRGGLSTLLKNILDSPQNRINEALITTVLHLLNHPQTRRYVRTNVELEQILAPYTDFHYRHNPDMTEDQLKKDREARFLASKMAIVAAFRSWSGIINLCKVGNSGIQSLIGLLSIPNMEIRKALLEVLYEIFRLPVPMATADFEEALQSIGPSRLQDSWRLGDGFVAAEAKVILPHRARSRPDLIDNYLALILSILINNGLLEGLVEVVTSSDDHLSVRATILLGELLHMASSLLPHSHSHHLHCLPTLINMAASFDISPEKRLRASAAVTKLKHLHELKNNSIKPHSLYLQLIMQQSSHRNVHRSHRDTFIIKDTEDALMMNLRDSQILNHKQNLEWNWLLISTVLKWPNTNLRNYRDEQIHRFVRRLLYFFKPSSKLYCVLELDHPKASQLTTVGCLLISFLLESEEDGQVYLEDLVKDIVHWLILCSGLMSEHGFHSNGLLNTLSQHYFLFLGTMSSHPLGVKTMEKCGVFQCLLNLCSLKNQDFLLKLTVTTLDYSRDGLARIILSKILTAGSDSCRLYATKHLRVLLRANVEFFSNWGLELLLTQLPDQSKAVSTEALDILQEACEDRANLHALIQMKPALTHLGDTGLLLLLRFLSIPKGFSYLNERGYITAQLEKWHREYNLKYVDMVEELMNEALTTYRKPVDGDNYVRRSNQRFQRPSVYLPIHLYGELVHDKTGCLLLESQNVVPDLSYTVRFPVLDNWEGIKHLKAALWALGNIGSSTWGVNLLQEENIIPDVINLAQNCEVLSIRGVCVYVLGIISRTTQGCDILKVLGWDSVRHGRMQRWPVVEETEMRLPWELSSIPSTLSLNSESNSSQKDSEGENQPTKDQNSPISLLSSSRVVRNRFLTSLTLPSINKQPKPSMHIRLSKHTGDKALDTPHAGEGELHILNTEEQDLHTPLKEEKDLQTTHAEEQDLQTSHTHRAGGQTLMVEQKGNDGLSPSGPPGGPITLKSRSQSFNTDTTTSGISSMSSSPSRDTTSAVTTETDRVSISTIVSGCTPRTHTSVSGCLAPPGSAHTLPRRAVSLRSSPSCSSSSSAVRSLMDCSSFTWRDAMGYATLRRLQQQRIHPSLSLSHNQALTSPTKDILFTDAITMKTRSLDLRLHAPRRFLKALSFVSLDKEELLSPVNHGSLQRSTSLRSVVSSAAISYNEDYMGLALPTDITDFFHINESSYFQEKMSPPAVEKLFFFGDSERLMDNCRAALKQRVSITELLSSSRPEQRHLVDGEESTGLKEHTDQNCLYCSALTVLGEHTITPLNNTHIRPDLSDGLWPKPSLSRLEVVPQSKFSGVSGCSDAAVSNNSNSSTPGSEMLLGCKVFSEDGPACRVLLRKEVLRLVINLSSSVGTKGNEKGLLTIKEKFPSAFDDVCLYSEVSFLLANCKFRLSSRRFIQELFQDTHFLPLFDEAEAVLSKAIKCPFES encoded by the exons ATGCTGCATTGTTCCCCATTTCTGTTACTAATGCTCTGGTTGCTGTTGGTAATGATGGATTTCACGAGAAAGACCACATGGTTCTGGCCTGCAACGCGATCATTTGTGAACTag cattgaagaaccctgagactgtggctgaTCGAGGGGGTTTGAGTACTCTGTTAAAGAATATATTAGATTCTCCACAGAACCGCATCAATGAGGCTCTCATCACTACTGTACTGCATCTGCTCAACCACCCACAAACAAGGAGATATGTACGGACTAACGTGGAGTTAgag CAAATCTTGGCCCCTTACACAGACTTCCACTATAGACACAACCCAGATATGACAGAGGATCAGCTGAA GAAAGATCGAGAGGCTCGGTTCTTGGCTAGTAAAATGGCCATTGTAGCTGCCTTCCGCTCATGGTCAG GAATTATAAACCTGTGTAAAGTTGGTAACTCAGGAATCCAGTCTCTAATTGGTCTGCTCTCTATACCAAATATGGAAATAAGG aAAGCCCTTTTGGAGGTGCTTTATGAGATCTTTCGTCTACCTGTTCCTATGGCTACAGCTGATTTTGAGGAAGCTCTTCAGAGCATCG GTCCTAGCAGGCTTCAAGACAGTTGGAGGTTGGGTGATGGATTTGTTGCTGCTGAAGCCAAAGTCATCCTCCCTCACAGAGCTAGATCAAG GCCAGACCTCATAGATAACTACTTGGCCCTGATATTGTCCATTCTGATCAACAATGGCTTACTGGag ggttTGGTGGAAGTGGTGACAAGCAGCGATGATCATCTCTCTGTGAGAGCTACAATACTATTGGGAGAGCTTTTGCACATG GCTAGCTCTCTCCTTCCTCATTCCCACAGTCACCACCTTCATTGTCTACCGACCCTCATCAACATGGCTGCCTCATTTGACATCTCCCCTGAAAAACGCCT GCGAGCCAGTGCTGCGGTGACAAAGTTGAAGCATCTACATGAGCTGAAGAACAACAGCATTAAGCCTCATAGCCTTTATCTCCAGCTAATCATGCAGCAGAGCTCCCACAGAAACGTGCATCGCTCGCACAGAGACACATTCATTATTAAG gaCACTGAAGATGCACTGATGATGAATCTGAGGGACAGTCAAATCCTTAACCATAAACAAAACCTGGAGTGGAACTGGCTCCTCATCTCTACTGTATTAAAG TGGCCAAATACAAACCTCAGGAATTACAGGGATGAGCAAATACACAG GTTTGTGCGAAGgttgctgtatttttttaagcCCAGCAGTAAGCTGTACTGTGTTCTGGAGTTGGATCATCCGAAAGCCAGTCAGCTCACAACTGTTGGCTGTCTGCTTATCTCCTTTCTTCTGGAGAGCGAAGAG GATGGTCAAGTATATTTGGAGGATTTGGTAAAAGATATTGTTCATTGGTTAATTCTTTGTTCTGGACTGATGTCTGAGCACGGTTTTCATAGCAACGGTTTACTGAACACACTGAGTCAGCACTACTTTCTGTTTCTGGGTACAATGTCAAGTCACCCTCTTGGAGTCAAAACCATGGAGAAATGTGGGGTGTTTCAGTG TCTGTTGAACCTTTGTTCATTGAAGAATCAGGATTTTCTGTTGAAGCTAACCGTGACGACATTGGACTACAGCAGAGATGGACTTGCACGGATCATTCTTTCCAAAATACTAACTGCTGGCTCAGAC AGTTGTCGTCTGTATGCCACAAAGCACCTGAGAGTTTTGCTGAGAGCAAATGTGGAGTTCTTCAGTAACTGGGGCTTAGAGCTTCTCCTCACTCAGCTCCCGGACCAAAGCAAAGCTGTGTCCACTGAAGCTCTGGACATTCTCCAGGAGGCCTGCGAGGACCGG GCCAATCTTCATGCACTTATTCAGATGAAACCTGCTCTCACTCACTTGGGGGATACAGGATTGTTGCTACTGCTTAG attccTGTCCATTCCTAAAGGTTTTTCATACCTGAATGAGAGAGGATACATCACTGCTCAGCTCGAGAAATGGCACAGA GAATATAACCTGAAGTATGTGGACATGGTGGAAGAGCTGATGAATGAAGCTTTGACCACGTACCGTAAACCTGTGGATGGAGATAATTATGTCCGCCGTAGCAATCAGAG gTTCCAGAGGCCAAGTGTGTATCTCCCTATTCATCTGTATGGTGAGCTGGTACATGATAAAACCGGCTGCCTTCTCCTCGAGTCTCag aatgTTGTTCCTGATCTAAGCTACACTGTGCGTTTTCCTGTTCTGGATAATTGGGAGGGAATTAAACACTTGAAGGCAGCTCTGTGGGCTCTG ggaAATATCGGCAGCTCTACCTGGGGAGTGAATCTACTCCAAGAAGAAAATATAATTCCAGATGTTATTAATCTTGCCCAAAATTGTGAAGTGCTGTCTATAAGAgg AGTTTGTGTATATGTGCTGGGTATTATAAGCCGGACTACTCAGGGCTGTGATATTCTGAAAGTTTTGGGCTGGGATTCTGTACGTCATGGTCGGATGCAGCGTTGGCCTGTTGTTGAAGAGACAGAGATGCGGCTTCCGTGGGAATTGTCCTCCATCCCAAGCACGCTCAGTTTGAATTCTGAGTCCAACAGCTCTCAGAAAGACAGCGAGGGTGAAAACCAACCCA CAAAAGACCAGAATTCTCCAATCAGCCTGCTCTCGTCATCACGTGTCGTTAGAAATCGTTTCCTCACTTCTCTTACACTGCCGAGCATAAACAAACAACCCAAACCCTCCATGCACATCAGACTCTCCAAACACACAGGAGACAAAGCTCTAGACACACCTCATGCAGGTGAGGGAGAGCTACACATTTTGAATACAGAAGAACAAGACCTTCACACACCACTTAAAGAAGAGAAAGACCTCCAGACAACACACGCTGAAGAGCAAGACCTCCaaacctctcacacacacagagctggagGTCAAACGCTGATGGTGGAACAGAAGGGCAATGATGGCTTGTCACCCTCTGGACCCCCAGGGGGGCCCATCACACTGAAAAGCCGCAGCCAGAGCTTCAACACTGACACTACAACCAGTGGCATCAGCTCCATGAGCTCATCCCCCTCCAGGGATACCACATCTGCTGttaccacagaaacagacaggGTCAGCATTAGCACCATTGTCAGTGGCTGCACGCCCAGAACCCACACA agtgtaAGTGGGTGTCTGGCACCTCCAGGTTCTGCTCACACTCTTCCTCGCCGGGCTGTCTCTCTTCGCTCCTCTccttcctgctcctcctcttcctctgcagTGAGGAGTCTGATGGACTGCAGCAGCTTTACCTGGCGGGACGCTATGGGCTATGCTACGCTGAGGCGTCTGCAGCAGCAGAGGATCCACccatctctttcactctctcacaaccaagCGCTAACCTCCCCTACTAAAGATATACTGTTCACGGATGCTATTACCATGAAAACCCGGAGCCTGGACCTGCGCCTCCATGCCCCACGCAG GTTTCTGAAGGCCCTGAGCTTTGTCTCTCTGGATAAAGAGGAGCTCCTGAGTCCCGTAAACCACGGCTCTCTACAACGCTCCACCTCACTGCGCTCAGTTGTCTCTAGTGCTGCGATCAGCTACAATGAGGATTACATGGGACTTGCGCTGCCCACAGATATTACTGACTTCTTCcat ATTAATGAGAGCTCATATTTCCAGGAGAAAATGAGTCCTCCAGCTgtagaaaaattatttttcttcgGAGACTCAGAAA GGTTGATGGACAACTGTCGAGCTGCTCTGAAACAGAGGGTCAGTATTACAGAGCTGTTGAGCAGCAGTCGACCAGAACAACGCCATCTTGTTGATGGAGAGGAGAGCACAGGATTAAAGGAGCACACTGATCAGAACTGTCTTTACTGCAGCGCCCTCACAGTTTTGGGGGAACACACAATTACACCTctcaacaacacacacatccgCCCAG ATTTGTCCGACGGTCTCTGGCCCAAACCATCTCTTTCTCGTCTAGAGGTGGTGCCCCAGTCCAAATTTTCTGGAGTCTCAGGGTGTAGTGACGCAGCAGTCAGCAACAACTCGAACAGTTCTACGCCCGGCTCTGAGATGCTGCtcg gttgtaAAGTGTTCTCAGAGGATGGACCGGCATGTAGGGTTCTACTGAGGAAGGAAGTTCTGCGTCTTGTCATTAACCTTAGCTCGTCTGTTGGAACCAAAGGAAATGAGAAGGGCCTCTTAAC tatAAAGGAGAAGTTCCCCTCTGCGTTTGATGATGTGTGTCTGTATTCTGAGGTTTCATTTCTTTTGGCAAACTGCAAGTTTCGCCTCTCATCCAGAAGATTCATTCAGGAATTGTTCCAGGATACACACTTTTTGCCG cTGTTTGACGAAGCCGAAGCGGTTTTATCCAAAGCAATCAAATGTCCCTTTGAGTCCTAA
- the LOC136678244 gene encoding rapamycin-insensitive companion of mTOR-like isoform X1: MALSVRGRWGRSVRLRGRNDSGEENVPLDLNAEPSETMREILQNIAKPHGVSNMRKLGHLNNFIKLLNSVGLNEKKLGFTYEEIIVCLRLALLNEVKEVRAAGLRAFRYLIRDSSILQKFLQLQVDYLISRCIDIQQSNEVERTQALRLLRKIIAVDAALFPISVTNALVAVGNDGFHEKDHMVLACNAIICELALKNPETVADRGGLSTLLKNILDSPQNRINEALITTVLHLLNHPQTRRYVRTNVELEQILAPYTDFHYRHNPDMTEDQLKKDREARFLASKMAIVAAFRSWSGIINLCKVGNSGIQSLIGLLSIPNMEIRKALLEVLYEIFRLPVPMATADFEEALQSIGPSRLQDSWRLGDGFVAAEAKVILPHRARSRPDLIDNYLALILSILINNGLLEGLVEVVTSSDDHLSVRATILLGELLHMASSLLPHSHSHHLHCLPTLINMAASFDISPEKRLRASAAVTKLKHLHELKNNSIKPHSLYLQLIMQQSSHRNVHRSHRDTFIIKDTEDALMMNLRDSQILNHKQNLEWNWLLISTVLKWPNTNLRNYRDEQIHRFVRRLLYFFKPSSKLYCVLELDHPKASQLTTVGCLLISFLLESEEDGQVYLEDLVKDIVHWLILCSGLMSEHGFHSNGLLNTLSQHYFLFLGTMSSHPLGVKTMEKCGVFQCLLNLCSLKNQDFLLKLTVTTLDYSRDGLARIILSKILTAGSDSCRLYATKHLRVLLRANVEFFSNWGLELLLTQLPDQSKAVSTEALDILQEACEDRANLHALIQMKPALTHLGDTGLLLLLRFLSIPKGFSYLNERGYITAQLEKWHREYNLKYVDMVEELMNEALTTYRKPVDGDNYVRRSNQRFQRPSVYLPIHLYGELVHDKTGCLLLESQNVVPDLSYTVRFPVLDNWEGIKHLKAALWALGNIGSSTWGVNLLQEENIIPDVINLAQNCEVLSIRGVCVYVLGIISRTTQGCDILKVLGWDSVRHGRMQRWPVVEETEMRLPWELSSIPSTLSLNSESNSSQKDSEGENQPSVYCVDAESESVAHCAEETSVCLDSITAKDQNSPISLLSSSRVVRNRFLTSLTLPSINKQPKPSMHIRLSKHTGDKALDTPHAGEGELHILNTEEQDLHTPLKEEKDLQTTHAEEQDLQTSHTHRAGGQTLMVEQKGNDGLSPSGPPGGPITLKSRSQSFNTDTTTSGISSMSSSPSRDTTSAVTTETDRVSISTIVSGCTPRTHTSVSGCLAPPGSAHTLPRRAVSLRSSPSCSSSSSAVRSLMDCSSFTWRDAMGYATLRRLQQQRIHPSLSLSHNQALTSPTKDILFTDAITMKTRSLDLRLHAPRRFLKALSFVSLDKEELLSPVNHGSLQRSTSLRSVVSSAAISYNEDYMGLALPTDITDFFHINESSYFQEKMSPPAVEKLFFFGDSERLMDNCRAALKQRVSITELLSSSRPEQRHLVDGEESTGLKEHTDQNCLYCSALTVLGEHTITPLNNTHIRPDLSDGLWPKPSLSRLEVVPQSKFSGVSGCSDAAVSNNSNSSTPGSEMLLGCKVFSEDGPACRVLLRKEVLRLVINLSSSVGTKGNEKGLLTIKEKFPSAFDDVCLYSEVSFLLANCKFRLSSRRFIQELFQDTHFLPLFDEAEAVLSKAIKCPFES, translated from the exons ATGCTGCATTGTTCCCCATTTCTGTTACTAATGCTCTGGTTGCTGTTGGTAATGATGGATTTCACGAGAAAGACCACATGGTTCTGGCCTGCAACGCGATCATTTGTGAACTag cattgaagaaccctgagactgtggctgaTCGAGGGGGTTTGAGTACTCTGTTAAAGAATATATTAGATTCTCCACAGAACCGCATCAATGAGGCTCTCATCACTACTGTACTGCATCTGCTCAACCACCCACAAACAAGGAGATATGTACGGACTAACGTGGAGTTAgag CAAATCTTGGCCCCTTACACAGACTTCCACTATAGACACAACCCAGATATGACAGAGGATCAGCTGAA GAAAGATCGAGAGGCTCGGTTCTTGGCTAGTAAAATGGCCATTGTAGCTGCCTTCCGCTCATGGTCAG GAATTATAAACCTGTGTAAAGTTGGTAACTCAGGAATCCAGTCTCTAATTGGTCTGCTCTCTATACCAAATATGGAAATAAGG aAAGCCCTTTTGGAGGTGCTTTATGAGATCTTTCGTCTACCTGTTCCTATGGCTACAGCTGATTTTGAGGAAGCTCTTCAGAGCATCG GTCCTAGCAGGCTTCAAGACAGTTGGAGGTTGGGTGATGGATTTGTTGCTGCTGAAGCCAAAGTCATCCTCCCTCACAGAGCTAGATCAAG GCCAGACCTCATAGATAACTACTTGGCCCTGATATTGTCCATTCTGATCAACAATGGCTTACTGGag ggttTGGTGGAAGTGGTGACAAGCAGCGATGATCATCTCTCTGTGAGAGCTACAATACTATTGGGAGAGCTTTTGCACATG GCTAGCTCTCTCCTTCCTCATTCCCACAGTCACCACCTTCATTGTCTACCGACCCTCATCAACATGGCTGCCTCATTTGACATCTCCCCTGAAAAACGCCT GCGAGCCAGTGCTGCGGTGACAAAGTTGAAGCATCTACATGAGCTGAAGAACAACAGCATTAAGCCTCATAGCCTTTATCTCCAGCTAATCATGCAGCAGAGCTCCCACAGAAACGTGCATCGCTCGCACAGAGACACATTCATTATTAAG gaCACTGAAGATGCACTGATGATGAATCTGAGGGACAGTCAAATCCTTAACCATAAACAAAACCTGGAGTGGAACTGGCTCCTCATCTCTACTGTATTAAAG TGGCCAAATACAAACCTCAGGAATTACAGGGATGAGCAAATACACAG GTTTGTGCGAAGgttgctgtatttttttaagcCCAGCAGTAAGCTGTACTGTGTTCTGGAGTTGGATCATCCGAAAGCCAGTCAGCTCACAACTGTTGGCTGTCTGCTTATCTCCTTTCTTCTGGAGAGCGAAGAG GATGGTCAAGTATATTTGGAGGATTTGGTAAAAGATATTGTTCATTGGTTAATTCTTTGTTCTGGACTGATGTCTGAGCACGGTTTTCATAGCAACGGTTTACTGAACACACTGAGTCAGCACTACTTTCTGTTTCTGGGTACAATGTCAAGTCACCCTCTTGGAGTCAAAACCATGGAGAAATGTGGGGTGTTTCAGTG TCTGTTGAACCTTTGTTCATTGAAGAATCAGGATTTTCTGTTGAAGCTAACCGTGACGACATTGGACTACAGCAGAGATGGACTTGCACGGATCATTCTTTCCAAAATACTAACTGCTGGCTCAGAC AGTTGTCGTCTGTATGCCACAAAGCACCTGAGAGTTTTGCTGAGAGCAAATGTGGAGTTCTTCAGTAACTGGGGCTTAGAGCTTCTCCTCACTCAGCTCCCGGACCAAAGCAAAGCTGTGTCCACTGAAGCTCTGGACATTCTCCAGGAGGCCTGCGAGGACCGG GCCAATCTTCATGCACTTATTCAGATGAAACCTGCTCTCACTCACTTGGGGGATACAGGATTGTTGCTACTGCTTAG attccTGTCCATTCCTAAAGGTTTTTCATACCTGAATGAGAGAGGATACATCACTGCTCAGCTCGAGAAATGGCACAGA GAATATAACCTGAAGTATGTGGACATGGTGGAAGAGCTGATGAATGAAGCTTTGACCACGTACCGTAAACCTGTGGATGGAGATAATTATGTCCGCCGTAGCAATCAGAG gTTCCAGAGGCCAAGTGTGTATCTCCCTATTCATCTGTATGGTGAGCTGGTACATGATAAAACCGGCTGCCTTCTCCTCGAGTCTCag aatgTTGTTCCTGATCTAAGCTACACTGTGCGTTTTCCTGTTCTGGATAATTGGGAGGGAATTAAACACTTGAAGGCAGCTCTGTGGGCTCTG ggaAATATCGGCAGCTCTACCTGGGGAGTGAATCTACTCCAAGAAGAAAATATAATTCCAGATGTTATTAATCTTGCCCAAAATTGTGAAGTGCTGTCTATAAGAgg AGTTTGTGTATATGTGCTGGGTATTATAAGCCGGACTACTCAGGGCTGTGATATTCTGAAAGTTTTGGGCTGGGATTCTGTACGTCATGGTCGGATGCAGCGTTGGCCTGTTGTTGAAGAGACAGAGATGCGGCTTCCGTGGGAATTGTCCTCCATCCCAAGCACGCTCAGTTTGAATTCTGAGTCCAACAGCTCTCAGAAAGACAGCGAGGGTGAAAACCAACCCA gtgtgtattgtgtggatgctgagagtgagagtgtagCACACTGTGCTGAGGAAACGTCTGTGTGTTTGGATTCAATTACAGCAAAAGACCAGAATTCTCCAATCAGCCTGCTCTCGTCATCACGTGTCGTTAGAAATCGTTTCCTCACTTCTCTTACACTGCCGAGCATAAACAAACAACCCAAACCCTCCATGCACATCAGACTCTCCAAACACACAGGAGACAAAGCTCTAGACACACCTCATGCAGGTGAGGGAGAGCTACACATTTTGAATACAGAAGAACAAGACCTTCACACACCACTTAAAGAAGAGAAAGACCTCCAGACAACACACGCTGAAGAGCAAGACCTCCaaacctctcacacacacagagctggagGTCAAACGCTGATGGTGGAACAGAAGGGCAATGATGGCTTGTCACCCTCTGGACCCCCAGGGGGGCCCATCACACTGAAAAGCCGCAGCCAGAGCTTCAACACTGACACTACAACCAGTGGCATCAGCTCCATGAGCTCATCCCCCTCCAGGGATACCACATCTGCTGttaccacagaaacagacaggGTCAGCATTAGCACCATTGTCAGTGGCTGCACGCCCAGAACCCACACA agtgtaAGTGGGTGTCTGGCACCTCCAGGTTCTGCTCACACTCTTCCTCGCCGGGCTGTCTCTCTTCGCTCCTCTccttcctgctcctcctcttcctctgcagTGAGGAGTCTGATGGACTGCAGCAGCTTTACCTGGCGGGACGCTATGGGCTATGCTACGCTGAGGCGTCTGCAGCAGCAGAGGATCCACccatctctttcactctctcacaaccaagCGCTAACCTCCCCTACTAAAGATATACTGTTCACGGATGCTATTACCATGAAAACCCGGAGCCTGGACCTGCGCCTCCATGCCCCACGCAG GTTTCTGAAGGCCCTGAGCTTTGTCTCTCTGGATAAAGAGGAGCTCCTGAGTCCCGTAAACCACGGCTCTCTACAACGCTCCACCTCACTGCGCTCAGTTGTCTCTAGTGCTGCGATCAGCTACAATGAGGATTACATGGGACTTGCGCTGCCCACAGATATTACTGACTTCTTCcat ATTAATGAGAGCTCATATTTCCAGGAGAAAATGAGTCCTCCAGCTgtagaaaaattatttttcttcgGAGACTCAGAAA GGTTGATGGACAACTGTCGAGCTGCTCTGAAACAGAGGGTCAGTATTACAGAGCTGTTGAGCAGCAGTCGACCAGAACAACGCCATCTTGTTGATGGAGAGGAGAGCACAGGATTAAAGGAGCACACTGATCAGAACTGTCTTTACTGCAGCGCCCTCACAGTTTTGGGGGAACACACAATTACACCTctcaacaacacacacatccgCCCAG ATTTGTCCGACGGTCTCTGGCCCAAACCATCTCTTTCTCGTCTAGAGGTGGTGCCCCAGTCCAAATTTTCTGGAGTCTCAGGGTGTAGTGACGCAGCAGTCAGCAACAACTCGAACAGTTCTACGCCCGGCTCTGAGATGCTGCtcg gttgtaAAGTGTTCTCAGAGGATGGACCGGCATGTAGGGTTCTACTGAGGAAGGAAGTTCTGCGTCTTGTCATTAACCTTAGCTCGTCTGTTGGAACCAAAGGAAATGAGAAGGGCCTCTTAAC tatAAAGGAGAAGTTCCCCTCTGCGTTTGATGATGTGTGTCTGTATTCTGAGGTTTCATTTCTTTTGGCAAACTGCAAGTTTCGCCTCTCATCCAGAAGATTCATTCAGGAATTGTTCCAGGATACACACTTTTTGCCG cTGTTTGACGAAGCCGAAGCGGTTTTATCCAAAGCAATCAAATGTCCCTTTGAGTCCTAA